The DNA region AGTGTCTAGAAAAACTAGCACAATATAATAAGCTCTTCACCAACATATAATAAGAACTTTATCGAAAACATTAATTTCGTAAACTATATAACCCACTTTCTTTTGGTAAACTATACAACCCACTTACTTTTCTGGAACAGTGGTTTCTATCTGGTAATAAGCTACTTCCAAGTAGTTTTCCATGTAATACGAATTGACAGCTTCTGTGAAGCATGGTTACCTGAATGTTTTCAACCATTGATTCCCCGAGAGACCTTAATGTTCTGCTCAACTCTTTGTCAGCCACTTTTGAACTTGAACCTACTTCAAGTGTTTCTTTTTGGCCACCTTCAGGCACAGTGGGATTTTGGTCATCTCTTAGTTTCAACTTCCCATCAACTAAACATGGTCTATGCTGTTGAACTGGTTGATAATCCACCACTCCAGATGTTTGTGACTCACTAATCTTACTATTATGCATAGACAGTGGGCCAGGATCGCTAACCACCTTGTCATCAAAGGGAACACATGGTTCTTCCACATTGTGGGTATCATGATCGTAGTCAGTACCACATGACACAGAGGTACTACTGCTCCTTGATAAATACTCACTAGCTGCACCAAGAGGGTCTCTAATTTCACATGAAGTTGAGCAGTAACCATAATGCTGGCCGGCCTCTTGTACAATGTTTGAATCACTCACAATAACCTCTGTACTACCTTGGCCAATGTGATCCTTTCGTCCTTCTGTGGGCATTTTTGGCAGACTGTTTATTGGTTTCACCGGAACTATATCAGCGTTGTGAAGTTCATCGGCAATAGACTGCCTGGGTGAAATTAAATTGTTGTTTTCAAGATTAGCAGTCTTGGTTCTAGAAACGTTTGATTCTGTGTTAGACAAGCTTCTTCTTAAGAAGCTCCTTCCCTTCATCCTGATAACTGGACCACCACTTTTTTGGTCTACTGATAACTGGAGCACCTTCCATGTCTCTTCCCAATAgttgggtggagtcaagggaGATTTTCCTCTCAGAGGAGATGAAGAAAGATTTCCTTCAAGGGCAAAAGATTGCAGTAATTTGGCTTTATCAATTATGTTCTTTAGGTCAATATCTTCAGGAAAATTCAACAACCTCACTAGGCAAGAGGTGGCATGCTCACTCCCTAGCAATAAGGATCTGAGATGTAGCATCATTGAGACTGCCATTGACAAAACCAGGGCCCCACGAGGAGAACATAAGACCTTAAGCTGGTAATCTGCTCTACTCCTGATGTCTGTGCAATAAGAATGGTTAGGAGAAGAGAAGATTTCATCCCAAACAAACAGAAGATTGTCAAGTGAAAATTCGCGACCAAATAGGACTCTAAGCCATCGTAAAGCAAAGTACTGAGGTTCTACTCCCAACTCCACAAGATGGCTATGAAGAGAGGAATCCACACTAGCAAGCAAGTGATATATTGCAGATGATGCCTCCCTTATAGGCGTTAAACCTGTGCTTGATTCTGGCGCAGGACTGAGAGAATAGAAGTCAGTGATAGCAACCACACCTTGTGCACCATTCATCAAATTCTCAAACATACAGTAGGCATCATGCTCCATAAACTTTTCTGATAAAATAATACCCAGCTCACCCTCTGCTCCGTATGCATCATTTATCAAGAAAAGGTCCCTAGTATCAGAATCAAGATCGTCCAAATTTCTAATTTTAGCTGTGCTACCCTCGACATTGCTTTTTCTGTCAATTCTGTTCAGCTTTAACCTATCTGGAAAATTTTGGCCAtcaaaatcatcaccaaaaagcTCTTCATGAAAGCTCCTGACTTGTTTGAAGTGCTGCACATCAGCGTGAAGGACATAGAGAAGAGGAGCTAAGAGTTCATGCATTCCTGTAGGAGTGAAGTGATTTATGTTtacacatgcatacaatgatgaCAAATGAATGCTTATGctattacaaaaaaaaaaaaaattgaattccTAGTGAATGCATGGCTATTACAAAACTAATGTTTTGCAGTTCAAACAGGTTCCCACATGCAGTTAGAAAGATGTGAACCTACACCTACCAGTATATACAAACAAATTTACTCAACCAATGTTCTGTTATCAATTGTCATAAGATCTATGCAGTTAAAAACAATTGTGTGGTTACACAGAGTGGTTTCACGACAAATATTGAATAAATACAAGCTCGGCATATCATGTTGCGGGTATGCAGCATCAGTTGGTATCAACTATTGTTTGATGGAGATGAAGGCCTCAAAATAACTGAACAATGACTTACCTTGTCTGTAACCAAACTCTGGGTACCTAAGGCTCCACACTAACAGTACACGTCCAAGCATGGACTGACATGTACTTGTTTGGAAGAAGTCTCCCAATTCAGGATAGAGCCGGGACAGATCTTGGTTAAGCATTTTCTCGAGTTCTGCATTCCTGAAAAACTGGCCCCAAGTGCTTTCTGCATTCACGATATACAAAATATTTAGAACAAAAAAGCAACAAGATATCACTAAATGACGAGTTTGTCAAGAGAGATGACTCCAAACATGCAGAAGAGGTCACTTTCTTACATTGCCATAGGATGAATGTCAAATCAAGAAAATGTCCGACTAGTGAGAAAATAACAGCATTGTCTGGTTGTAACTAGTCCAATACCAGCAGAGATAATGGTGCAATATCTTTGGATGAGCAGGATTGATCTTAGAATATTTATAATTTACTTTAACTGTGTGCTGAATCCTAAGGATTTGGATCCAAAACCCCCCAATCCAGACATGACCTTAAACAAACAGTTGGTAACATATTTTATAAGAAACTCATTTCATTAACCATTCTGAAACTGGCAAAGTGCCCTTGAATATTGTATGTAACAGTCTAATCTAAAAGTATTCAGAAATGAATCTTTCAAGGGAATGTCTGGTGTTGCAAGCAATGACAACTCAGAGACCATGAACACAAAGGAAAAGGCTATACACACCTGGGTTCTGAGATAGTGGATTCTCCACAGCAAGGTCGGGTGCGCCTTCTTCATCCTTGGAAAAATGGGGATCTATTAACAGTCTTCGACGCAAATTAGCATATCTACATCAAACACCAATTAAATGCCGAGAATCAAAATATTCAATCCCAACAAATTTGCATCTTTTGCCACATACTAAAAAGTAAAGATCATCTGATCAATAATATCATGAAACATTCACTGTCCAATTGAATGTTTGAGGAAACAAAACTTTGCATTGTAATTACTTGATTACCATGTCCAAGTCATAAGTTTATTAGTTCCACCAGTAGGATAATGCTCTAATTACAATACAATATTTCCAATCGCTTGCTAGTTTATCACCATTGAATCTAACCAAACACGAAATGCAAATAAGATCAACAGGACAGTGACACGGTATTTTGGCGTTTCAAGAAACCACGGCTCTTGGTATCAAGCCTGAGATAACTTGATCTAACAAAATTAGGTCGCAAAATGAGCTAAAGACTCGTCGCGTAGCTAAGCATATCAAGAAACGGAAGCTTCGCCGGAGTCAAAAACATGACAGGAAACAGAATTCTCCAAGACCTGACCTCCGGCGGGAGTCCGCGGCGGCGCGACGGAGCTCGTCGGtggagacggcggcggagcCGGGGAGGACGCCGAGATCGGCGCGCCACCTGGCGCCGCGGAGGCCGGAGAAGCTCGGCCTCCCCGGAGACCCCGGCATTGTCATCTTGGCTCCAACTCCCGGGACAGAGACCGGACACCCCGTAGcaggaagaaaaaggaagcaGACGCAGATTGGGAAGGTAGGACAAACCAGAAGGGTCGAAGTCAATTTGCGATCGTGACTCGTGAGAGGAAGGGATTGGATCGAGGAGGACGGGGGAAGCGTGGCTCGAGGCGTGGTTTCTTGGCGTGGGAAATGGGGTGGtgaaggggagggaggggaaagtaaattttatagaattgagtgtataatttttttatgatatgtgtttatttttattttttatctagttGTTGAATTAGAAGATAGATGATATAGGTAGAGtcttacaaagattttttttaatagaaactTGTAAAGTTTGCTTTTGAGAAAGAAAATGTtctaatatattatattttaattgtCGTTAGAATGGATCAATCTTTTTACTCAGTTTCATCTCACATTAATTAATACTCAAGCCTTAAAAACATGGTTTACACTAAGTGCtatgtaaaaaaattatgtttcatCTCAACTTATATTAATTCTCGTTGATAAATAGGAGCTTCGCAAAAAGTTCATAGAAGAACTTTATGTTTGTATTATGGGAATATGGTGATCTTCACGTAACTGCGGCTAAACTTCTCCATGCTAAAAAAAGCGATGCTATATTTCAACTgcataaagattttttttttctttggttcaTCAACGTTCATCCATCCGATCTCTATCCGACACACCGGATTATTTCTTCTATCTCCAACCAAACTGTTGTACGCTCTCTCTCATCGCGTCGTGTTGTTTGTTCCCTCGCCCCGTCCACCAACCCTCATCGCCAGCGGCTCCCCCGCCACCATGCTAATTGCTCTGTTTTTCACCCCACCACTAATCCCACCCACCGCCCACGGTGTCACCGATATTATCTCGCAACACCGCCATATCATAGCCCACCACTGATCCAACCACTGATTCAATCATCGTCCCAGCCTCCCTCTATCTCCAAAGTCACCGATGAACCCTAAACGCTAAACCCATCCGTCGACTCATTCACACGATCGCCTTTTCAAACATTTGAACTCGAGGATGCAGAGAAAATGTAAAGAAGTGGTCATGTCACACTGCGTTGCATCGGAGCGGCGTGTGCGGGTGCCACGGGAAGAGCATCGCACCACCAACCGCACATGGCGCAGTCACGTGACACCATTTTCTTCCTCGTCCACGCAACGCGACGCCATGACTTCCTCTTATCCTCTTGGCCCTCGCGTCGCCTCGCAACCTGACTCGTGACAAGGAGAGAGAGATAAGATCATGCCCAATGGATTCCCTTCGCGATCCAGAATTCCTTTGCGAAgggatttttgtttctttcagcGCTCCAACAGTTTCTCTTTACGGTTCTCTTTACGAAGAAATTTTCAAGATCATTCCCTCTATGAtgagattctctctcatttcctttTATGAATCCATTTGAAAAAAGCTGTTTGAGATAAgggaaaataaagggaatgagaataGAGAAGAGAATAACGAATggaacgaaatgaaagaaaaatggttagatcatctccaacagttttttGTTAGGACCCAGAATTCATTTACGAAGGAATTTTTGTTCTCTTTAGCGtttcaacggttttccttcacggttctcgTTACGAAGAGATTCTCAAGGTTATTCTCTTcaggatgggattctctctcctttcccttcacgattttgaagagaaactgttagagatgagagaaaataaaaggaatgagaacggaAAGTGGAATCGAGAAGTgaatgaaatgaagagaatatggttggagaataaagagaatatggtcTAAAGGCACAGAGAAAAGGCGGCCACGTCGGGGAGGCACCAGCGGGGGAAGTTATCCACATCTCTCTTTCGCCTCGGCGCTCTCCGTTTTCCGGTGGTTCCCGCAGTTCAGGTGAGTTCTTTCGCGTGTTCTCCGGACCCCGATCCTCTGCAGTGGAGAAGACAATACATTTTACTGTAGCATCTGAAACAGTATTCCGTTATTTTGTAGCTACGCTTTATATTGTTGATCGGTTACTGTAGTATCTGATATGATCAGTTGATTTTTGATGGATCCTAATGCATTTTAGTGTAGCACTATGAGGATCCCGATCGGTGTTCTCCAGGTCTGGTTAGTACTAGTTCTTTGGAGAAGAAAACAAGGCGGCCAATCTGGCGAACTAGTACCGGGTGGAGAAGTTACTTGCGCAGCGCTTTTCCATCCGTTCTCTGCTACTGCTTTGATGCATTTGCTGTAGATTAATCGCTGTATTGTCGAAAGGTCGAGGTGTTTGTGTTTCCTCTTGGTTCCATGCGCCATGGCGAATGGTTGTGGGTTTAAATCTGAGATAAAGATTAAAGGAGCGTACAAGAGGGGCTCTGGGTTCAGTTCTTGCGATGTCAGTTTCCAGATTGACGGGTGCCGACTTTTGGCGAACATTTTTCGGTACTATGTGAATCTTGCCTGCGGATTTCATGTGTCAAAATACGAAATTTAGGGTCTTTTGCTGTACATCTGGACCTCGGAGATTGGTTGTagaaacctaacccattgaagAACAGGATTACAAAACCAATGACCCGGATGGGTGCCGATTGATAGTCGGTTCTGCTGTTTGTCTATGGGAGTTTGGGTCTTTTGTTGACAAGACGAGAATTTGGGGGCTTTCTTGGAAAGAAAAAGGATTTAGGAATTTACACATGTATCTTTATTTCCTTTGTGGTAGAAATGGTTGAAAAAGTGCTTTTTTCGTGTGGGCACAACAAGTTGCAGCAGTGCGGATTCTGGTATTTCCGTATTAAAAGTGCCAGATACAACAATAGCAAACTTTCTGAGGTTGGTACTTGGAATACTTGAAGCGGTACTTCTGGAAATTAAAAGACATGGGATCTGCTGCATTTTTTGGTTGTTGTTTGGTGTTCACCGGGGGCGAAGCTAGAATGAAAATAACTCGGGTGCACCACTCACTATAGGTGTAGCGATATGTATAAATTTGAAGCAAATGGTCAATATGTGCCAGTTAGTACTGAAAATTTTTGAACCCAGGTTCCTGTGCACCCGGGAAGTTGTACTTAGCTACACCCCTGGTGTTCCCTATTCGATTCaaccatttttttttagaaaggaCGGCAGGAGGTCTGCCGATTTTATTAGACTAGGAGTAAAAGAAGGTTTACAAAGGAAAAGCGAGACAGCTTAGTGCCAGAAAAAGGAAGGACCAGTTCCGGCAAAAGGAAACTAAAAACAACCACGCAACAGCCAACTAAAGGGAAAACCACTGCTTAAAGCAACAAAGAACTCAAAGCATGCTCCTAACCCCTAAAGTGTGCGCAGAGCAATAGAGAACCGCTTCTTCCTTAATGGAACCCGCCACCTCAAATGCTGTTTTGCTCGTTGCTCGGAAAACCCTTGCATTCCTCTCtttccaaatattccaccaGAAAACGAGCACAAGACCACTGAACTGGTATCTCAGCAGCTTGTCTATCTTTCTCAAAGCCGCACGCCACCAACCATATGGGGATCGAAAACGCTCAAAAGGTGGGAGGTTAGAAAGGTGAAGCCAGCCTgacagatggtgccacacctcgcgTGTGAAAACACAATCCTTGCAGAGGTGTGTGGAAGTTTCGTGTTCTTGATCGATTCAACCATGTGAATGCACTTTTTATGCTTGATTTCCTCTTTATCATTGTGTTCATATATTTGATTGTGCAGGGGCCTTGTTTATTAAAACAGCTTAATTCCTGTTCCTGTCATGGGTATGGAGCATTTGATGAGTTCTGCTAATCCGTCCTCAGGTTCTACCCATGCTTCTCTGTGCAGAATATAGTTTCAGTACATGGGAAACTTACAAACTGTCTGAAACCTGGGTTTCATCTTACAAAAAAGGTTTTGTGTGGCATGAGAATGAAGCAGCGGAGGAAATGAAAAGGCTAGAAGGTCTGAGGGCAGAATCAAAGATGGGAACCTGCCAAACAACAGAAAGCAGAGATGGAACAATCAGATGTCCGATTCCGTGCAAAAGCAGCAGGTATACTCAGATTCTCTGCTCTGATCTGGAAGTTATAACGTATCGTACTTCCAAAGATTTGCATAATAAATCATATATTCCGTTAAGCTTCAGCATTTTGGCATTTAACTGTACTCACGATTTATTTTGTTACTCAGGTGGTATAGGGATCGTGATTTTAGAGCTGCACAAGATCTTTCTGATTTCGTTGTGAGCAAGGTTAGTCTCTTTACATCTTTCTTATTATACTACACTATTTGGTGTTGCTCAAATGTGCTTCCCCTTTTCAACGTAAGCTATCACATTTTTAGTAaactttcctttccttttttctttctctctttttgagGTGGTGTTGTAGTAAATTTTTAGCACAGGTAGACAAAAAGTGTCAATCTTTACGTCAAATTAAACCAAGTTGCTATTGTAAGCTAAAAGGTTTGTCAATCTGCAGGTTTCCCCTCCATACTTTATGGGATCTTCACCAGTTCGTGCAACCAATCTTCTTGTCCATGATACACAGTTCTGTGCATGGAAGGTGCAAAGCGTTGATCAGTCACTTGGAGTTCAAATACCAACCAGGGGTTACAATGCTCGCTATTATGTGAGGGAAGGATCTGTTACAAAGGCTTTAAGTTAAAGTTATCAGTTTCATGACCTCTCAGAACATTCCAGCTGATGTGAAGTTGTAACTCGCCTTCCTCAGCAAGGCCAAGTGTACATAGAGTCGTCACCCTTTGAAGGTGTCTTTCCGAGTCTTTTGCGATAGGTCATTGGCAGTGTTGTAAATACCTTTTTGTTCACTTTTGTAGTTAGCAAAGCTAGTTTTGGTGAATAAATGTTGTCAAACCTTGTTTATAAATGGGGTAACCTGAATGAAACTGTCTGCCTTTTGGTCTCTATGCTGAATGTGCTGGATGTTTTGGCATTTTGTTTCTCAGTGGTTGCAAGAC from Phragmites australis chromosome 8, lpPhrAust1.1, whole genome shotgun sequence includes:
- the LOC133927169 gene encoding uncharacterized protein LOC133927169 isoform X2, whose protein sequence is MLNQDLSRLYPELGDFFQTSTCQSMLGRVLLVWSLRYPEFGYRQGMHELLAPLLYVLHADVQHFKQVRSFHEELFGDDFDGQNFPDRLKLNRIDRKSNVEGSTAKIRNLDDLDSDTRDLFLINDAYGAEGELGIILSEKFMEHDAYCMFENLMNGAQGVVAITDFYSLSPAPESSTGLTPIREASSAIYHLLASVDSSLHSHLVELGVEPQYFALRWLRVLFGREFSLDNLLFVWDEIFSSPNHSYCTDIRSRADYQLKVLCSPRGALVLSMAVSMMLHLRSLLLGSEHATSCLVRLLNFPEDIDLKNIIDKAKLLQSFALEGNLSSSPLRGKSPLTPPNYWEETWKVLQLSVDQKSGGPVIRMKGRSFLRRSLSNTESNVSRTKTANLENNNLISPRQSIADELHNADIVPVKPINSLPKMPTEGRKDHIGQGSTEVIVSDSNIVQEAGQHYGYCSTSCEIRDPLGAASEYLSRSSSTSVSCGTDYDHDTHNVEEPCVPFDDKVVSDPGPLSMHNSKISESQTSGVVDYQPVQQHRPCLVDGKLKLRDDQNPTVPEGGQKETLEVGSSSKVADKELSRTLRSLGESMVENIQVIALLFQPNLHLSPEDNLKETVSGSTDQAKAIAALEELRKISDLLRQI
- the LOC133927169 gene encoding uncharacterized protein LOC133927169 isoform X1, producing the protein MTMPGSPGRPSFSGLRGARWRADLGVLPGSAAVSTDELRRAAADSRRRYANLRRRLLIDPHFSKDEEGAPDLAVENPLSQNPESTWGQFFRNAELEKMLNQDLSRLYPELGDFFQTSTCQSMLGRVLLVWSLRYPEFGYRQGMHELLAPLLYVLHADVQHFKQVRSFHEELFGDDFDGQNFPDRLKLNRIDRKSNVEGSTAKIRNLDDLDSDTRDLFLINDAYGAEGELGIILSEKFMEHDAYCMFENLMNGAQGVVAITDFYSLSPAPESSTGLTPIREASSAIYHLLASVDSSLHSHLVELGVEPQYFALRWLRVLFGREFSLDNLLFVWDEIFSSPNHSYCTDIRSRADYQLKVLCSPRGALVLSMAVSMMLHLRSLLLGSEHATSCLVRLLNFPEDIDLKNIIDKAKLLQSFALEGNLSSSPLRGKSPLTPPNYWEETWKVLQLSVDQKSGGPVIRMKGRSFLRRSLSNTESNVSRTKTANLENNNLISPRQSIADELHNADIVPVKPINSLPKMPTEGRKDHIGQGSTEVIVSDSNIVQEAGQHYGYCSTSCEIRDPLGAASEYLSRSSSTSVSCGTDYDHDTHNVEEPCVPFDDKVVSDPGPLSMHNSKISESQTSGVVDYQPVQQHRPCLVDGKLKLRDDQNPTVPEGGQKETLEVGSSSKVADKELSRTLRSLGESMVENIQVIALLFQPNLHLSPEDNLKETVSGSTDQAKAIAALEELRKISDLLRQI
- the LOC133927172 gene encoding uncharacterized protein LOC133927172; its protein translation is MGMEHLMSSANPSSGFVWHENEAAEEMKRLEGLRAESKMGTCQTTESRDGTIRCPIPCKSSRWYRDRDFRAAQDLSDFVVSKVSPPYFMGSSPVRATNLLVHDTQFCAWKVQSVDQSLGVQIPTRGYNARYYVREGSVTKALS